One genomic segment of Melitaea cinxia chromosome 19, ilMelCinx1.1, whole genome shotgun sequence includes these proteins:
- the LOC123662992 gene encoding transcription factor Adf-1-like — translation MEFFEDNLIELVRNYPSLYKNKDKKHKSLIVKDNGWREIAEKLNKTPEECKNKWRNLRDNYRKNQNKKKTGSVSFVSKYDDERLKFINDSF, via the exons ATGGAATTTTTCGAAGACAATTTAATAGAATTAGTTCGCAACTatccttctttatataaaaataaagacaaaaaacataaaagttTGATTGTCAAAGATAATGGTTGGAGGGAGATAGCTGAGAAGTTGAATAAAACAC CTGAAGAATGTAAGAATAAGTGGCGTAATTTACGCGACAATTATAGAAAAAATCAGAATAAGAAGAAAACCGGAAGTGTTTCTTTCGTTTCAAAGTATGACGACGAAAgacttaaatttataaatgacaGCTTTTAA
- the LOC123662980 gene encoding uncharacterized protein LOC123662980: protein MISLFDNENSPLRLYFQENDVFILDRGFRDCIRMLESCNYRPYMPDSLLEGEHQLTTQQANRSRCVTLCRWVVEAVNGHLKRDFKLLRQDYFNKSVPNMMQNFQIAASLLNRFGVRFRDRDDSNEIVAIIRERINFENNLALLIEELNMNRRFAVFQSITADRDNLFMFPRLSYNDLVLFGLGTYQIRQARSYYGEHIRFHGSYIIEICRDTQDFSQYNLRGSGDITLIRGKIKSRHISKKQYYVYILIENNVSGRAGIVEYYCNCLVGQRTIGCCAYVMTLVWYLGWARYEENISAPAEFLDDVYIRDFYENDDT from the exons ATGATTTCCCTTTTTGACAATGAAAACTCTCCTCTTAGATTATATTTTCAAGAAAATGATGTGTTTATATTGGATAGGGGTTTCAGAGATTGTATAAGAATGCTAGAAAGTTGTAATTATCGACCATATATGCCTGATTCTCTATTAGAAGGCGAACACCAATTAACAACACAACAGGCCAACCGGAGTCGTTGTGTAACATTATGCCGCTGGGTAGTTGAGGCAGTAAATGGACATTTAAAAAGAGATTTTAAGCTCCTGAGGCAagactattttaataaatctgtgCCAAATATGATGCAGAACTTTCAGATAGCTGCCAGTCTCCTTAACCGATTTGGTGTTCGTTTTCGTGATAGAGATGAttctaatgaa ATAGTCGCAATAATTAGAGAgagaattaattttgaaaataatttagcacTCTTGATTGAGgaattaaatatgaatagaaGGTTTGCTGTTTTTCAGAGTATAACAGCTGACcgagataatttatttatgtttcctAGATTAAGTTACAATGATTTAGTACTATTTGGTCTAGGTACTTACCAGATAAGGCAAGCCAGATCGTATTATGGGGAACATATTCGATTTCATGGAtcatatataatagaaatatgtaGAGACACACAAGACTTTTCTCAGTATAATCTGAGAGGAAGTGGTGATATAACATTAATAAGAGGAAAAATTAAGTCCAGACACATttcaaaaaaacaatattatgtctacattttaatagaaaataatgtgTCTGGCAGAGCTGGTATAGTCGAATACTATTGTAATTGTTTGGTTGGTCAACGAACCATTGGATGTTGCGCTTATGTTATGACATTAGTGTGGTACCTTGGATGGGCTAGATATGAAGAAAATATCTCTGCTCCAGCAGAATTTCTGGATGATGTATATATAagagatttttatgaaaatgatgATACCTAA